The Anas platyrhynchos isolate ZD024472 breed Pekin duck chromosome 34, IASCAAS_PekinDuck_T2T, whole genome shotgun sequence genome contains a region encoding:
- the ESYT1 gene encoding LOW QUALITY PROTEIN: extended synaptotagmin-1 (The sequence of the model RefSeq protein was modified relative to this genomic sequence to represent the inferred CDS: inserted 2 bases in 2 codons; deleted 1 base in 1 codon; substituted 2 bases at 2 genomic stop codons) translates to MEPRGAGSGPGPGSAPGPGLGAAALAALGRRLLWALPAYAAGLLGLGXGAVLLALALYAGWRRRRRARQRGLSLAARLQSDEEAAVRAAAAGLGAARGELPAWVSFPDVERAEWLNKVLAQAWPFFGQYMEKLLTESIAPAIRASNNHLQTFTFTKVDMGEKPLRVLGVRAHPGTHKRQILLDLNISYVGDVQIDVEVKKFFCKAGVKGMQLHGTLRIILEPLLGDVPIVGAXTMFFIRRPTLDINWTGMTNLLDIPGLSSVSDTMIMDTIASYLVLPNRLLVPLVPDLHEAAQLRCPLPRGVVRVHLLGARELRSKDRFMGGLVEGKSDPYAVLRVGTQLVTSRVVPQELNPTWDEVYEFIVHEVPGQEMEVELFDKDPDQDDLLGRMKLDFGEVLKARVLDEWFPLQEGGQGRLHLRLEWLTLLSDASKLPEVLQRNRTIAAKPDPPSAAILVVYLDRAQELPVSVGGALGGEGIGGGLRGAPXPPPPPQKNSMXMKKPGKEPNPVVQVSVQDVTRESKVVYNTCSPVWEDAFRFFLHDPANQDVDIQVKDDPRQGSLGSVSVPLSRLLQAPELTLAQPFPLQHSGPCSRLYMKLVLRVLYLDAPEGGAPPGTLELPVGAGAGTESARRPSKASPDPQFGTEAVLRIHLLEAEDLVAKDNFLGGMVRGRSDPYAKVRVAGRAFRSRVVKEELNPRWNEIYEVVVNNVPGQDVEFDLFDKDIDKDDFLGRCKVPLRRVLSSRFVDEWLPLEEVKSGRLHVRLERLEPSPSAALLEQVLHANSLLQPSRGEELSAALLSVFLDRAADLPLRKGSKPPAAFASLAVRDVSFKTKTCAPSAEPVWDEGFSFLIKRPHVEVLELQVKDEGGQPLGSLSLPLSRLLGAEALTLDGWLPLSGGGPRSQVLLRAQLGVLVSQHSGVGAGGAPVPGGDPEPLEAAAGGQEEESGAGGGPCGSACPRLRAARSRSRGGPRLQLTLWYHADERKLVAIVHGCSLKALSKELPDPYVSLVLLPDRSRGTKRKTGVQRRTLNPEFNERFEWDVPPEEAARRKLEAQVKASGSFMAREKEVLGKLHLDLAQVDLSEGGTHWYELRDERSSP, encoded by the exons ATGGAGCCGCGGGGCGCGGGTTCGGGTCCCGGTCCCGgctccgctcccggccccgggCTGGGCGCGGCGGCGCTGGCGGCGCTGGGCCGGCGGCTGCTGTGGGCGCTGCCCGCCTACGCcgcggggctgctggggctgg gcGGCGCGGTGCTGCTGGCGCTGGCTCTGTACGCCGgctggaggcggcggcggcgagccCGGCAGCGGGGGCTGAGCCTGGCCGCCCGCCTGCAGAGCGACGAGGAAGCGGCCGTgagagccgccgccgccgggctgGGAGCGGCCCGCGGGGAGCTGCCGGCCTGG gtGAGCTTCCCGGACGTGGAGAGGGCGGAATGGCTGAACAAG GTCCTGGCGCAGGCCTGGCCGTTTTTCGGGCAGTACATGGAGAAGCTGCTGACGGAGAGCATCGCCCCGGCCATCCGCGCCTCCAACAACCACCTGCAGACCTTCACCTTCACCAAGGTGGACATGGGCGAGAAG CCCCTCCGGGTGCTGGGGGTCCGGGCACACCCTGGCACCCACAAGAGGCAGATCCTGCTGGACCTCAACATCAG CTACGTGGGTGACGTCCAGATCGACGTGGaggtgaagaaattcttctgcaAGGCGGGGGTGAAGGGCAtgcag ctccacgGGACGCTGCGGATCATCCTGGAGCCCCTCCTGGGGGACGTGCCCATCGTGGGGG TCACCATGTTCTTCATCCGGCGCCCG acTTTGGACATCAACTGGACGGGGATGACCAACCTGCTGGACATCCCGGGGCTCAG ctcggTGTCGGACACGATGATCATGGACACCATCGCCTCCTACCTGGTGCTGCCCAACCGCCTGCTGGTGCCGCTGGTGCCCGACCTGCACGAGGCTGCGCAGCtccgctgccccctgccccgg GGCGTGGTGCGCGTGCACCTCCTGGGTGCCCGGGAGCTGCGGAGCAAGGATCGTTTCATGGGGGGGCTGGTGGAGGGCAAGTCGGACCCCTACGCCGTGCTGCGCGTGGGCACCCAGCTCGTCACCAGCCGCGTGGTCCCCCAA GAGCTCAACCCCACCTGGGACGAGGTCTACGAG ttCATCGTGCACGAGGTGCCGGGGCAGGAGATGGAGGTGGAGCTGTTTGACAAGGACCCCGACCAGGACGACCTCTTGGGccg GATGAAGTTGGATTTCGGGGAGGTGCTGAAGGCGCGGGTGCTGGACGag tGGTTCCCGCTGCAGGAGGGGGGCCAGGGCCGGCTCCACCTGCGCCTGGAGTGGCTGACGCTGCTGTCTGACGCCTCCAAGCTGCCggag gtttTGCAGAGGAACCGCACGATCGCCGCCAAGCCCGACCCCCCCTCAGCAGCCATCCTGGTGGTGTACCTGGACCGGGCGCAGGAGCTGCCCGTGAGtgtggggggggctctggggggggaggggatcgGGGGGGGGCTACGAGGtgccccctgaccccccccacccccccaaaaaaattccATGTAGATGAAGAAGCCGGGCAAGGAGCCCAACCCCGTGGTGCAGGTGTCGGTGCAGGACGTGACGAGGGAGAgcaag gtggtGTACAACACGTGCTCCCCCGTCTGGGAGGACGCCTTCCGCTTCTTCCTGCACGACCCCGCCAACCAGGACGTGGACATCCAG gtgaaGGACGACCCCCGGCAGGGCTCCCTGGGCTCCGTGTCCGTGCCCCTCTCTCGCCTGCTGCAGGCTCCGGAGCTGACCCTGGCGCAGCCGTTCCCCCTGCAGCACTCGGGGCCCTGCAGCCGCCTCTACATGAAGCTGGTCCTCAGG GTTCTTTATCTGGACGCCCCCGAAGGCGGTGCCCCCCCGGGCACCTTGGAGCTCCCCGTGGGTGCCGGTGCCGGCACCGAGAGCGCACGGCGGCCCAGTAAGGCCAGTCCGGACCCCCAGTTTGGCACCGAG gccgtGCTGCGGATCCACCTGCTGGAGGCCGAGGACCTGGTGGCCAAGGacaattttttgggggggatggtTCGGGGCCGCTCCGACCCCTACGCCAAGGTGCGCGTGGCCGGGCGGGCGTTCCGCAGCCGCGTGGTGAAGGAGGAGCTCAACCCCCGCTGGAACGAGATCTAcgag gTGGTGGTGAACAACGTCCCGGGGCAGGACGTGGAGTTCGACCTCTTTGATAAGGATATTGATAAGGATGATTTCCTGggcag gtGCAAGGTGCCGCTGCGCCGGGTGCTGAGCAGCCGCTTTGTGGATGAG TGGCTGCCCCTGGAGGAGGTGAAGTCGGGGCGCCTGCACGTGCGGCTGGAGCGCCTGGAGCCGAGCCCCAGCGCTGCCCTCCTGGAGCAG gtgctgcacgccaacagcctcctgcagccctcccGGGGCGAGGAGCTCTCGGCCGCGCTCCTCTCCGTCTTCCTCGACCGCGCCGCCGACCTCCCG ctccgcaAGGGCTCCAAGCCGCCCGCCGCCTTTGCCAGCCTGGCCGTGCGCGACGTCTCCTTCAAAACCAAG aCCTGCGCCCCCAGTGCCGAGCCGGTGTGGGATGAAGGCTTCTCCTTCCTCATCAAGCGGCCCCACgtggaggtgctggagctgcag GTGAAGGACGAgggggggcagcccctgggctcgCTCAGCCTCCCCCTGTCCCGGCTGCTGGGGGCCGAGGCGCTGACCCTGGACGGGTGGCTCCCTCTCTCCGGGGGGGGGCCCCGCAGCCAGGTCCTGCTGCGGGCACAGCTGGGG GTCCTGGTGTCGCAGCACTCGGGGGTGGGGGCCGGAGGTGCCCCCGTGCCGGGGGGGGACCCCGAGCCcctggaggcggcggcgggggggcaggaggaggagagcggggccgggggggggccctgcGGCAGCGCCTGCCCCCGACTGAGAG ccgcACGGAGCaggagccggggggggccgcGCCTGCAGCTGACGCTCTGGTACCACGCTGACGAGCGCAAGCTGGTGGCCATCGTGCACGGCTGCAG TCTGAAGGCGCTGTCCAAGGAGCTGCCCGACCCCTACGtgtccctggtgctgctgcccgaCCGCAGCCGCGGCACCAAGAGGAAGACGGGCGTGCAGAGGAGGACCCTGAACCCCGAATTCAACGAGAG GTTTGAGTGGGACGTGCCCCCCGAGGAAGCTGCGCGGCGCAAGCTGGAGGCGCAGGTCAAAGCCAGCGGCTCCTTCATGGCCCGCGAGAAGGAGGTGCTGGGGAA gctccatcTGGACCTGGCGCAGGTGGATTTGTCGGAGGGAGGAACCCACTG GTATGAGCTGCGGGATGAGCGGAGCAGCCCCTAA
- the ZC3H10 gene encoding zinc finger CCCH domain-containing protein 10, with the protein MPDRDGYNNGGGGGDEVGANADDICRDFLRNVCKRGKRCRFRHPDISEVTNLGVRKNEFIFCHDFQNKECVRLNCRFIHGTKEDEDCYKKTGELPPRLRQKVAAGLGLSPADLPNSKEEVPICRDFLKGDCQRGAKCKFQHLQRDYEYEARGMAAREQGLGTAVRRYDAIYDPDRYDDHEPVLKRRRVDGLHFDTYEYSFTSPRTVEYRLLEEENIMLRKRVEDLKKQVNNLLATNEVLLEQNAQFRNQAKVMTLSSTATATEQTLAPTVGTVTNYNHSIAQTHTTLSSQALQPRPVSQQDLVAPAGAQAAPPANAAPPMNPEITPLSAALAQTIAQGMAPPVSMAPVAVSVAPVAVSMAQPLGGITMSHATTPMVTYPIASQSMRITAMPH; encoded by the coding sequence ATGCCCGACCGGGACGGCTACAACaacggtggcggcggcggcgatgAGGTGGGCGCCAACGCAGACGACATCTGCCGCGACTTCCTGCGCAACGTCTGCAAGCGGGGCAAACGCTGCCGCTTCCGGCACCCCGACATCAGCGAGGTGACCAACCTGGGCGTGCGCAAGAACGAGTTCATCTTCTGCCACGACTTCCAGAACAAGGAGTGCGTGCGCCTCAACTGCCGCTTCATCCACGGCACCAAGGAGGACGAGGACTGCTACAAGAAGACGGGCGAGCTGCCCCCGCGCCTGCGGCAGAAGGTGGCCGCCGGCCTCGGCCTCTCCCCCGCCGACCTGCCCAACAGCAAGGAGGAGGTGCCCATCTGCAGGGACTTCTTGAAGGGCGACTGCCAGCGGGGCGCCAAGTGCAAGTTCCAGCACCTGCAGCGGGACTACGAGTACGAGGCGCGGGGGATGGCCGCCCGCGAGCAGGGCCTGGGCACCGCCGTGCGCCGCTACGACGCCATCTACGACCCCGACCGCTACGACGACCACGAGCCCGTGCTGAAGCGGCGGCGGGTGGACGGGCTGCACTTCGACACCTACGAGTACAGCTTCACCAGCCCGCGGACGGTGGAGTAccggctgctggaggaggagaacaTCATGCTGCGCAAGCGGGTGGAGGACCTGAAGAAGCAGGTGAACAACCTGCTGGCCACCAACgaggtgctgctggagcagaacGCGCAGTTCCGCAACCAGGCCAAGGTGATGACGCTCAGCTCCACCGCCACGGCCACCGAGCAGACTCTGGCCCCCACCGTGGGCACCGTCACCAACTACAACCACAGCATCGCGCAGACGCACACCACGCTCAGCAGCCAGGCCCTGCAGCCCCGGCCCGTTTCCCAACAGGATTTGGTCGCCCCCGCCGGCGCCCAGGCGGCGCCCCCGGCCAACGCCGCCCCCCCCATGAACCCCGAAATCACACCGCTCTCGGCCGCCCTGGCGCAGACCATCGCCCAGGGCATGGCCCCCCCGGTCTCCATGGCCCCGGTGGCCGTTTCGGTGGCTCCGGTGGCCGTGTCGATGGCGCAGCCGCTGGGGGGGATCACCATGAGCCACGCCACCACCCCCATGGTGACGTACCCCATCGCCTCGCAGAGCATGCGGATAACGGCCATGCCGCACTGA